In Phaseolus vulgaris cultivar G19833 chromosome 7, P. vulgaris v2.0, whole genome shotgun sequence, the genomic stretch ACTCGAATCTGATTAATGTGATTGATCTTTTCATGATCATCTCTTGTAAGAGACCAATCAAATATTTCCAAGTTTTGCTTCATTCTCTCTTTGTTGTAGCTCTTCACTGCAATACTCACTCCTTGTTCATACAACCATCTTAGACTTACCTATCACAACCAACTCATAACATTAATTAACTTTACTCATCACCTGTTCAACAATCAAAATCTATACTTTTAACAGTATTGCAACAACCATCATTTGGTTCATGTAGTTGCCATATGAAATAGTCTTAAAATTGTAACCTGAGCAATAGTTCGGCCATGGGCTTGTGCAATTTTCTTGAGTATTTCACTGTCCATGACTTCATTGGAACCCCAACTGGCCCCTTTGGCTCCCAGAGGAGAAAATGCAGTTATGATTATACCCTTTGCTTCACAGAATTCTCTTAGCTTCTTCTGATGCCAAGCAGGATTCATCTCCACCTATTTGGTAACAGTGTCAAGAAATAGGGTATGGTCAACACTTGTCAAACTAAATTAACATGATTAAGAAAATGACCAAGATGGATTCATGGGTTTACTTGATTGACAGAAGGAGGAATGGTAGCAAATGAGAGTAGATCTTCAAGTTTCTTGCATGTGAAGTTGCTGACTCCTATAGACTTTGCAAGGCCTAGTTTCTGGCATTCTTCCATGGCTGTCCACACACCCTTTAAGTCAAATGTTGTTATTACCTCTTCACTATATGGAGGTTGCCAATCTCCAGGTTGAACACTGATGGGCCAATGGATCAAATAAAGGTCCAAATATTCTAATTTCAGCCTCCTGCACCATGTCATCAATTCAGCACTGTATTCTCTTATTCCTTATGCAATATGCATACATTATGCATGATGAAAACTTCATGTTGACCAATGATATGGCCAAAATAGTGTGTGGAGGATAATCCATACCCTTTCAGCTAGTTTTGATATTGATTAGACTTAAACTCAAATTCTAAGATAATATAACTGTACCTACCTATAGTGAAAATCTCACAACCAGTAACCAAGGCACCACTTTACTTTTACACCAGGGCCTGTCCTCATTGATTCATTAGTCTGACAACACAAATGCTTGAATTTGGGAAATGGATCATATCCAGATCCATTTTTAACTTCACCTCTCACAGTTAAGATCCAGGAACTAAATTTTTCTTCAATACATTTAGTTAGCTTTACTACATAAAGCAGAAGAAACAGAAGCAGAAGTTAAGGGTGAGGGTCCCCTGCAGTTATTTTTAAACTGCACAGGCTTTTGACTTGGGCTTGTGCCTCTTTCATCTACATAAAACATTAAAAGTTTGTATATGTAGCTATCCTAAGGCTTCTTTCATCTACAATGAAACAGAAAAAGTGTAAATGtggctttttttttttggatctCTCCAATGACATATGCAGTTTAATTAGTAACTTCATAGAGAATTCTGTGTGATCAATATacaattttgaatataattcTCTCTTTACCATATAAGAGCCAAGATGTTATACTATATGATTTAAATGTTTGTGTGTGTAGCTATCCTTAAACCTTTGTTTATGTAGCTATCCTCAAATCTTTGTTGATGTTGTTGTACCATCCCCAGTTTTAGATACATGTAACCCTGAACCTACCTCATGAAGTTGATCATGGAAACTAATCCAGAAAAGATGATCATGGAAGCTAGAGAACCAACCTATCAAACTACTCATTCACAATTATTACTTAGCCGTTGGGTGCATACCTGCATATGCATCATATTCTCTATAACATATTTGATCATGGAACTCTTAATACCTATGTTTCTTAAGGGAAACATTTCCAAAATTGAGTACAATCAGCGAGAATATAACACTAAATTTAAGGTAGagtaatttatttatgttcACATGTAACTGATCAAAAGAAAACATAGATAGAGTTAGAAATTGAAGAATTGATTGCATCCCAcacatttttttgtttgaaagGTAAATAAACTACAGACCAATTTGATGTGCTGAAATAAATAACCCctgatgttttttattttccaaaacACATATACCTTAAAAATTACTAATTAAAACAACCATAACCACAAAAGAAAATCTTATTACTACGGTTTTAATGTGGAAAAGGATGAAGTTTTGCTTACTGGAGAGATTTGTGCAGAGCAGGAAGAACAAGATGAGGAAAATTGTGAGTGAGCCAGAGCTTAGAAGTGATGAAGAGCTCCTCCCTAGACTTGATTAGACCAAGTTGAAGAGCTTCAGCTATGGCTTCTCCCAAGGCCTCTTCAGATCCATA encodes the following:
- the LOC137830576 gene encoding NAD(P)H-dependent 6'-deoxychalcone synthase-like; its protein translation is MSLSKIPQVVLKSSSNQCMMPVIALGTAADTNESSAETTKVAVIEAIKLGYTHFDTASVYGSEEALGEAIAEALQLGLIKSREELFITSKLWLTHNFPHLVLPALHKSLQRLKLEYLDLYLIHWPISVQPGDWQPPYSEEVITTFDLKGVWTAMEECQKLGLAKSIGVSNFTCKKLEDLLSFATIPPSVNQVEMNPAWHQKKLREFCEAKGIIITAFSPLGAKGASWGSNEVMDSEILKKIAQAHGRTIAQVSLRWLYEQGVSIAVKSYNKERMKQNLEIFDWSLTRDDHEKINHINQIRVNNGPVVFFANLWDGET